The following is a genomic window from Candidatus Zixiibacteriota bacterium.
ATCCACGGAAATCATTGAATGATAATATGTTAACAGGATGTGGATAAGTCCTTCGAGGTGCAGTTTTAAATGGATTTTAAGCTAATTGGGAGAACGGTTTATGTGGACAAATCCCCGCAATTTAGAAATGGCTGCAATTTAAGACGTTTGTATTCAATGGTTTCTTAAAATCCACAAATGTTGATAAGTTAAAAGGATGGTCTAATGTCTTCGGATCCACAAACTATCTGGTCCGAGGTGCTGGGGTATCTTTCCAAACGGATCAAGCGCCAGAGTTTTTACACCTGGCTTCGTCCGACTACCGCGGTATCTCAGGACAACGGCACAATTAAAATCGGGGTTCCAAACAGGTTTGTGGCGGACTGGATCAGGGAACATTATCTGGCTGATATCAGCGAGGCTTTGACACAGGTGGCGCAGAGACCGGTCAACTGCGAGTTCATCGTGCAACCTAAATCAAGTGAACGTCAGATCAACATCTTCCCTTCCAGGACTTCACCGCCCAAGGTGGAAAATCGAAGTACAGCTTCCACTGGGGCATCATATGCGGGAAAATTCCCGCTCAACAAGCGCTTCACTTTCGATTCTTTTGTAGTTGGTGATTCCAACCAGTTCGCTCATGCCGCCAGTTTCGCGGTGGCGGAGGCAGTCGGGAAAACCCAGTATAATCCGCTGTTTATCTACGGCGGTGTGGGGCTGGGCAAAACTCATCTGATCCAGGCAATCGGAAATTACTGCCTGGACACCGATTCGGCCAGCAAGGTGATATATGTTACCTCTGAGAAGTTCACCAATGATTATATCAATTCGCTGACCGATCATACGATCAGCAATTTCTCGACGGTTTATCGCGGATGTGATCTCTTGTTGATTGATGACATCCAGTTTTTCACCGGCAAGGAATCAACTCAGGAGCAGTTTTTTCATACGTTCAATCATCTCCATCAAAACGGCAAACAGATCGTTTTGACCGCCGATCGTCCGCCTAACGAAATCAAGGGTTTGGAGGAGAGGTTATTGTCGCGGTTTTCATGGGGCCTGGTGGTGGATATTCAGCCTCCCAGCCTCGAGACCAGGATTGCTATTTTGAAAAAGAAATGCGAGTTCGACGATATCTGTCTGCCCGGCGACGTTATCGCGTTTATCGCAGAATCTGTCAAATCGAATATCCGTGAGCTGGAGGGCGCAGTTATCAGATTATGTGCCTACGCTTCTTTGAAAAACAAGGAAATCACGGTCGATCTGGCGGCTCATGTTTTAAAGGATATTATCAAGACTGACAGGAAACCATTGACGATCGAAACTATCCAGAAAAAGGTGGCTGAAATCTTTAATATCTCCGAAGAGCTCCTGCGGGCAAAAAAGAAGACTCAGGATGTCGTGATTGCTCGCCAGGTGGCGATGTATCTCTGTCGTTCGTTGACCTCGGCTTCACTCAAGCAGATCGGGGCCAAGTTTGGAGGCAGGGATCATTCCACAGTCATCCATGCCTGCAACCATATAGCTTCCAAGATGAAAAAAGATATTAATTTCAGGCTCAGGATAGATTCAATCATTAATTCACTGTATGTGTGATTGGTGTGAGTTTTATGTTTATCGATGTTTACCGGATGTGGGTTGCAATAATGATGTTGATTTGTAAGAAATCGGTTACTGCTTTTCAATAACATTTCAACATTAAAATTTTATATTTACAAAGCGTAATTATAATGTATATATGCATTTCGAAGGAGACTGAGTAGTTTTCAACATTACTAACACGGTTATTACTATTATTTTATTTATATATTATATTGATCTTAATACTTTACTGTGCACACAGTGAAGCTGAATTAGACGAAAGTCAAGGAGCTGTCGATGAAATTCACGGTATCAAAATCGCAGTTTGAGGAGACCTTACAGATCGTATTGAATGCGATACCATCCAAGACCACACTTCCTATTCTGGGAAATATACTGGTCAATGCCAATGAATTTGATATCAGTTTTTCAGCAACCGATTTGGATATCTCTATTTCGACAGCTATCAAGGTAAAACCCGCTCGTACCGGTACATTTACTATTCCGGCCAAGACATTGAACGAGATCGTCCGTGAACTTCCGCAATCCGAGATTGAAGTTGAGGTTAACAACAATCGAGTCGAGATCAAGGCTGACCGGGGTACTTATAAATTGTCCGGGATTTCGCCTGATGAATTCCCTCGTCTTCCGGAGTACAAAAAGGGCAAAGAGATTAAGATTTCCGGTGGTGAACTGGCGAAGATGATTCGCAGGACGCAGTTTGCTGTTTCTGTCGATGAAACCCGTCCGGCGTTGAATGGTGTCCTGTGGCAGAATTCGGGAGACAAAATGGTCATGGTGGCTACCGATGGTCATCGACTTGCCCGTATCCGTACTGATAACAAGAAATTTTCCGGTTTGACCGAGGACCTGATTATTCCTCCCAAGGCCTTGAACTACCTGACCCGTGTGGTAGGTGATCAGGATGTAGAGATAGGAGTGGTGTTTGGCGATAAAAATATTGCATTTTCGGTTCCACGCGAGGATGATAACGACACTATTATATCATCGCGATTAATCGAAGGCCCTTATCCTAATTATGAGCAGGTCATCCCGACCGACAATGACAAACGCCTTGTTGTCAATCGCACTGATCTTCATGCCGCGGTCAGGAGAGTTTCGATCCTGTCCAACTCTCTGACTCACCAGGTAAGGTTTATGGCGGATAAGGACAAGCTCGAGCTTTCGGCTACGAATGTCGATCTGGGCGGTGAAGCGCGTGAGGCTTTGAACTGCGAATACTCCGGAGAGAGGCTTGAGCTGGGCTACAACGCCAATTATGTGATCGATGTCTTAAAGCAGATAGAGTCGGAGGAGGCTGTATTCGAACTGTCTACGCCGGTCGCGGCGGGTCTGGTATATGGTGCCGATCGCAAGGAAGATTATATCTGCCTGGTTATGCCTTTGCGTCTGGCTGATTGATTGCTTAACCTGTTTCAATTGCATTTACAACCTTCCGCTGAATAATTATCTGCATAACAGAACCCCTGCTGATAAACTGAAAATATGAATGAATTGCCGTATAATATAAGCTGGCCGGATAATCGAAAATTTGCGTTTACAGTTTTTGATGATACTGACCTGTCTACCTTGGAAAACACTTCGGAAATTTATCGTTTTTTATTCGATCTGGGAATAAAGATAACAAAATCTGTCTGGATGTTGTCAGGAGAAAAAAATGTTCCCAATAGCGGTATGACCTGCGAAGATCCACAATATCTGAAATGGATATTGAGCTTGAAGGAACAGGGATTTGAGATCGGGTGGCATCTGGCGAGTTATACGACTTCGAACAGACAAACGACAATCAATGCCTTGGATAAATTTAAAGATGTATTTGGTGAGTACCCGAAGGCTATGGCTAATCATAGCCAGAATCTAGAGAATATCTACTGGGGTAGCGCCAAACTATCGAATCCTTTAATTAAGCTTATATATAACCTTGCAACCCGCTTTAAGAATCATGGTAGATTCAAGGGGCATGTGAGAGATTCAGAGCTTTTCTGGGGAGATATCTGCAAAAGCAGGATCAGGTACTGCCGTAATCTTCAGTTTCGGGACATAAATACATTAAAAATCTGTCCCTTTATACCGTACCATGACTCGGAGCGAAAATATGTTAACCTGTGGTTCGCCAGTGCAGATGGCGCAAATCTAAACAGCTATAATTCCCTCTTGTCGGAGCACAACCAGGACCGATTGGAATCTGAAGGCGGTGCTTGTATTGTCTATACACATCTTGGAGCTGGATT
Proteins encoded in this region:
- the dnaN gene encoding DNA polymerase III subunit beta; translated protein: MKFTVSKSQFEETLQIVLNAIPSKTTLPILGNILVNANEFDISFSATDLDISISTAIKVKPARTGTFTIPAKTLNEIVRELPQSEIEVEVNNNRVEIKADRGTYKLSGISPDEFPRLPEYKKGKEIKISGGELAKMIRRTQFAVSVDETRPALNGVLWQNSGDKMVMVATDGHRLARIRTDNKKFSGLTEDLIIPPKALNYLTRVVGDQDVEIGVVFGDKNIAFSVPREDDNDTIISSRLIEGPYPNYEQVIPTDNDKRLVVNRTDLHAAVRRVSILSNSLTHQVRFMADKDKLELSATNVDLGGEAREALNCEYSGERLELGYNANYVIDVLKQIESEEAVFELSTPVAAGLVYGADRKEDYICLVMPLRLAD
- the dnaA gene encoding chromosomal replication initiator protein DnaA is translated as MSSDPQTIWSEVLGYLSKRIKRQSFYTWLRPTTAVSQDNGTIKIGVPNRFVADWIREHYLADISEALTQVAQRPVNCEFIVQPKSSERQINIFPSRTSPPKVENRSTASTGASYAGKFPLNKRFTFDSFVVGDSNQFAHAASFAVAEAVGKTQYNPLFIYGGVGLGKTHLIQAIGNYCLDTDSASKVIYVTSEKFTNDYINSLTDHTISNFSTVYRGCDLLLIDDIQFFTGKESTQEQFFHTFNHLHQNGKQIVLTADRPPNEIKGLEERLLSRFSWGLVVDIQPPSLETRIAILKKKCEFDDICLPGDVIAFIAESVKSNIRELEGAVIRLCAYASLKNKEITVDLAAHVLKDIIKTDRKPLTIETIQKKVAEIFNISEELLRAKKKTQDVVIARQVAMYLCRSLTSASLKQIGAKFGGRDHSTVIHACNHIASKMKKDINFRLRIDSIINSLYV